A segment of the Corythoichthys intestinalis isolate RoL2023-P3 chromosome 16, ASM3026506v1, whole genome shotgun sequence genome:
TGATGGCTTGAAAACTTTCACGTAAAACCTATCACGAGTCTGGCTAACCGATTGGTCCTGCTCATGCGCAAAGTCTGCTTCACTCTCGAGACGCGATGGCGCTGTCGGTATCTACGCGATCTGTGGTCTGGTTAACCGCTTGGTCCTGCGCATGTACTGAATCTGTCTTCACGAGCCGCAATGGCACGATCAAAATTTATGTGATAAAATCTGGCATAGACGTTATTATTCTACCTACATGCCGACTGCTTTAAACTTGAAAACTTTTCGATATGGTCTTTGTACACGAACTAAAGACGAAAATTACATTAACCATTGACGTAAAACTTGTCCGGCTACCCGATTTGCATTGGCAATGCACGAAAGCTGCATCACTTCCTCTTGAGTCGCGATAGCAGTATAGCTCTATACGCGAGAGATTCAAacatagaaatacataattccaGTTAGACACGTGGGTTggaaaataatgtatttctatGTCTGAATTTTTCACACGTATATCTATAGCGCTGTTGCAAATCAAGAAAAAGTGATGCAGGTTTTACGTATCGGGTTAGTTATAGTGACTTTTGACCCCAGCTTCTTTCTTCTGAGCTTCATTAGCCGATGTCTGCGATGTCACAGGTGGTCAGGACTTCACCCATCGCTCACGCGACCCCCGGACATTGGGAGCTAATCAAATGAAGGGGGCGGGGCAATACAGAGTGTCCCCTTCAAATGAAAAGCTCACGCTGCCAGTTGGGTCATGTGACGGAGGTGTTGTGACAGGGGCCGTGTTCACTTGATGTGTCAGCGCACCCATCGGCCGGATGGCGGCCGTGTTGGATAGTTCGGGTGCGGTGCTTACATCATCGGTGAAGATGGCCAGTTTGCCACTCTCCAACATGTCTTCCAGCTCCTCGTTGGTAGTGGTTCTTCCGGCTACACAGACACGGGCGCATAGGGGTTAGCGTATGTGCACGTCGAGTGGCCTGATGCGCTTGTAGCGCGTGTGTCTTACTGATCTCCAGCTGCCTCTGGATGCGGTCCTTGCAGCGGTCTCGGTATTTGGACTGCGTGGTGTTGTACTCGGTCATCACCTCCACAAACTTGCGGGACAGCGTCGAGTGCTGTGGAAAACCAAATTGCGTAAGGTTCCCTCTTAAAGCTACAAGCATGATTTCATGGGTGCAGAACACTACAGGCATGTTGTTTTGCTAGTTTTAGATCCAACCAACCCATCAGAGAGTGGAAAGATGTCATCAGTGAAGACGAATGTGATTGGTTCTCGAAATTGTGGTATGAGTACCATTAGTACCAGCACTAATTTTGCTTCGAAGTAGAGATGTCTCGACCCGATATTTGAATCGGATCGgaggccgatatgggcaaaaaaatgcgcatcggtatcggatcggccaacacggaaaaattccgatccagacttccgatccggtCCGGGCTTTCCagtgcaccgatttacataatccattccagttttttctttggtttccctaaaatccggtccgcattttacggcacaccttcaacacactacatttacattacggtctcccaatttaccgagagactttatcgataaaaatgtcagctgtgtgggttcATTTCAAGTACGACAAAGACGaaaaggcagagtgcaacatatgccacaataaagtcaagcgtggtggtaaagctgtaagaagttttaatacaagcaacctaatcaagcatttagcgaaataccaccacaaacaatataagaactatgttaagaaaaccgaagacaaaaagaaaggtcctactcaactaacactggcagaaactttttctatgtgtgacaaactggcactcgacagtcccaaagccaagggaataacaagagtcattgccgaagaattcattctggatgacgagccattatctctcgtgagtaaagacgcaccatccaacacttagaaccactgtacaacatgcccagccgtcattacatccttgagcgattcggccgtggaagattcgagaacgattcacaaacgtccaaattccgattattgaaataggtcaagtaaagcagaactaatatACAACGCGGTCTTCGAGACGTAATGAGGAACGGACGGCATTGCGTCccaagagtaaacatcatgctcgtcgtagacccgggtaatgcaaaTGCTAAACTCACGGCttaagctcaactcatgccgctggataaaaaacacaagaatacctgactgctgctgacagccgctacaaactacgtcaacatcgttttactgtagataatagagatcatatgtatatagaactagatgcaaaatgacagactcgagggcgttagcaacattgaagtattgaaaactagttgcattagtaaacagtcgccatcttaaagcaggagacttccctagtaggctgttgtgaaccttccaagcgaacctaattaactttttatctaaaatactcctaaatcgacaaaatcatgacttgaatctatcttcaaaacagttttaaaactttcacatgtcgaaagtagacagaagggaaataatggaataacgggagcaattttaacaactttaacagtttattcgcaaaattaaatgaattgaatgtagtttaaagctgctgatacagaatggggacttgagtatttcatttactgttttaaaatgttgatACTTGATACtggaatagtcgtttatttaaacccgagaggctttttataaaatttttgtaactaatgcacgaaacattaaaaggatctaatagcttggggggtttgagggattttccactgaggttgtttttgcgttttgcttttttaagacagtttacaatattatttgcaccttttactgactatgccatttctgtttgttatttatattgttttgtgtttgtcactgaataaacaggtcagtttcttgttaccaaccgttgtgtgttattcaaactcacctaattcagctggctagttgttatcaagagtactaaaacctttttcaacatgagtctcacaactaagtaaggaggctaaataactttaaactttaacacatgctcagataggccggtatcggtatcggccagtatcggtatcggatcggaagtgcaaaacaatatcggtatcggatcggaagtgcaaaaacctggatcgggacaatcTACTTCGAAGTGTAGCTCATTTCTGGAAAGGCGGCAAAGGCCTTGACGGGTCGCCATGGCTCACCTGCGTCTTACGAATCCTTAGGTCGGCCGAGGATCTGTTGAGACCTTCTTCCTGCTCGATGCTCTGCTCGATCGCTGCGGGAACACACGCGCCCATGCTGTTATTGCGACTAGGCATCCAGCCGGCGCCTGACTTCCTGTCGGGAATCTACCTTTTAATTTCGAACGAACTTTATTGGCGGTCTTCTTAATGTCGGCCGTCAGGTCCTCCAACTCCTGTTTGGTCTCTGCCGGTCAAATGAAAACGTGCTCAGCACATTAACAACGTCCTGACTAGCGATAGGTCGCCACCTTTCCCATCAAGCCTTGCCTCAAAGGTGGTTGAAACCTTAGCAAGGGTAAACCTGACAAACCAAACTCACGTGCGCTTAAGTGAGCGGATGCGCCGGGCGCAGACGACTGGTCGGCATGCAACATGCAAACGTAAACGTGGCTGACAGAAAGCGAGGAAAGATTTGAGAAACAAGGAAtcatgggaggaaaaaaaaatctgtcattgATCACGTGCGCATATCAATGTTATGGGTCGAAAATGTGATAGATATGAGTTGGTTCAGGAGTATttgagtataaagtgcatgataTCAACTCTCAGTCGTAAGCTGGAGTACAGTCccagacaaaagtcttgttgcttatccattttgtagaaacaattgctaataacctgacttttaattatttaattggtatcagaaatggctcatgtgaatgctaagaccctcccaaatgatgttgaatgtacaaaaatatatttatttcactgaaaaaagttttatcatttaatgaagacataaaggtaaaattttggcaagataaaagttttgtcgcctacagaaagtagtgtgagaattgaacaaaaaatgtacttcaaatacaaaaatatgttacataacatgagcgaattaagtagtggtgctgtgagatccaaatttaatattttgtatgacttccatgggcttgaaggactgcgtccatgcggtttggcaaggattcgtacaatttattgatgaagtcatcaggaacattaaagtgcatgtgacacgaaaaagcatgtttatttcataatacacgcggtattctatgctcctgaatgatatggaccgcttggatgtgtgtggaagtgatcgctatatttatttagttttttgaatcccgcggcatgaaaatgagtgacttccggcttgggtcttgcattgaggaggagggcgcagtGACGTGTATGgctgaagacgtcctcttcactacagccgtactgttgtgcatgaggacgaaggattcagctgatttttttggattaatacgtttatttttcgcatcacgccagccaaacggctgcagaaaaatcttgctttatgagggagaggcatatgcgcctttttggagtttcaaaaggttcccattcaccgtggatattggccaaaacaagccctactattggacttacgaggaagtgagtatacatcttgttttgtattatgtcaaatacgaatacagggattacaaagtaaacactacaaactttctttaaataaaggactatttatgtTTGATcactgataggcatgtaaaaagctctcctcatgcacattagctgaacattagctgcacaacaactgcagctgccctcctccggggaacgagctataaattgctctccgccgggcggtttgccggtccacaaagacaatcgacaatccagtcgtcatgtcaaataatccgggctagttatgtgtgattttccgcttcgaagactttgaaacatcacttggttcgggttagcatgtcggctagctgtcacgcctcttggtttgtttacattctccgaagccggggaagggaaatgacatatgtccgatttaggtgtcataaaatatcgtttgggaggtgcgacagtaaaggtgaagttgacagttttgaccattatggagtaattttgccatgtcgtcctgaataagtgcatttttatgatttcatattccatttagcacaagactgttatttgtcatgaccatgccatttatttagcaattggggaaaatacttgtataaatagaatatcctgtaaaaatattggagtagagagactgaaacaatgacattttgcggctctattcgtcgcgttttcctcattctgaataattacccctcaatgggctgaatagtaaaaccaatgagcccagtctcccgctgatgtcatccacctgttggggacgctagagccctataatggtaggcgtggctaaccggcagattaaaagactaatttctcatcatctgcgctttgctatatTGTTgtatgtaatcgaatcgtctcaaaatatgattctaattcacataataatgctatataagactttttttctcctgtcgtatgctctttacagaaagcagtcttgcatgcctctcaGAGTTCAtccacattcttgggtttcgtcttccatgcttcctctttcatcctaccccagacatgctcaatgatgttcatgactggtgactgggctggccagtcctggaggatcttgatctttttccactgcagcagagctccacgagacctggtcacctgaagtccctgtgtcaaccagaacagtctgtcgaattctgtctagaaatggcctccatggtcgaatcagtgcccagaaaccagcattaaacaaaagacaattaaaaaaatgtgtagcATTTGCCaaagcccacagcctgtcaaaaagatggatgctggaaaagtgggAAAAAAAGGTGATTTTTAAAGATGAATCTtctattgaattacaccacagtcgccgcaaatattgcaggagacctactggagcccgcacggatccgagattcagtcagaaaacagtgaagtttggtggtggcaaaatcatggtctggggttacatccagtatgggggtgtgcgacagatctgcagggtggaaggcaacataaatagtctgaaatatcaacaaatcttagctgcctcttacattcctaaccataaaaagggacaaattctgcagcaggatggtgctccatcgcatacttcaatctctacctcaaagttcctcaaggcaaagaagatcaagatcctccaggactggccagcccagtgacCAGACATGAactggatgaaagaggaagcatggaagacgaaacccaagaatgttgatgaactctgggaggcatgcaagactgtcttcattaaatgaaaaatcttttttcagtgaaacaaatatatttgtgtacattcaacatcatttgggagggtcttagctttcatataagccattttttaaaccaattgaatgattaaaagtcagattattagcaattgtttctacaaaatggataaacgacaagacttttgtcagggactgtatattgaTCACTATCTCAAAATCCACAAATGTACATTAAGGAAGATTTGATTGATCTTTCTATGATTAGTGTTGTCCAGTACATGCAAACCTGTTTTCTTGAGGTACAACTACAGAATTTAGAGCCAATTTATCACCATACGTGGTGTGACTGAATCACGTGACTCCCCGTGGTGGACATTTTCTATCCCAGCCCAACACCAGAGGCCGCCACGCTAGCGTTGGCTTACTTTCGTCAGGGTTGGGCGCCGCCAAGATGGCGCTGTGCTGCTTCTTCACCTGTTCCACATCCTCAGACAACTTCTCGATGCAGCCGCGGATCTCTTCCACCTGTGCGCACAAATACGAAaacacacacacttcctgtcacAACATGCCAACATGACACATGGCGTCTCCATGAACAGGAAGTTGTTGTTCACGCCTCAACGCCATGTTGGCACGGTTAGCATGTGTAACAGCTTCTGAACCAATGTTGGTGTGTGTATGGATAGTGTGGTAAAATGCTGTGTAGGTGCATTTTTAAAGGGACGGACAACAGATTTATCTGGAGTGAGAAATAGAAAAAACACAGAATTATGtttttctgatgtgtaataGTGGAGAAGATATAATTAAAAGCCAGTATATCCAGTAAGTGGCCAACATAAGAGGTGGAAGACATTTTTAAAAGCCAGTAcctttttagccaatcaaatttgAGTCTCCTAGATTGCCCACCCTTCCTCATGATGTCAATAATACCCATTTTTCCATGCGCCTAgtatgtcacaaaatggctgtgATTGTGAGTGGTTTTGTTTTATTatgtttaaatattattttctttattatcaGAGATCAAAGAAATTTACTATTTGCAtacttaccataattttcgtactatagaccctaccc
Coding sequences within it:
- the LOC130904745 gene encoding syntaxin-1B isoform X2, with the translated sequence MKDRTAELRSAKDSDDDEEVVQVDRDHFMDEFFEQVEEIRGCIEKLSEDVEQVKKQHSAILAAPNPDEKTKQELEDLTADIKKTANKVRSKLKAIEQSIEQEEGLNRSSADLRIRKTQHSTLSRKFVEVMTEYNTTQSKYRDRCKDRIQRQLEITGRTTTNEELEDMLESGKLAIFTDDIKMDSQMTKQALNEIETRHTEIIKLENSIRELHDMFVDMAMLVESQGEMIDRIEYNVEHSVDYVERAVSDTKKAVKYQSQARKKKIMIIICCVILGVVLASTIGGTLGF